The Allofrancisella frigidaquae genome has a segment encoding these proteins:
- a CDS encoding DUF1365 domain-containing protein — MVKNFVLSSKIFHKRHHPKQNSFCYNAYYVVLDMLDIDKNKLKIFSINKFNLYSFYDKDHGYRNKKDSLDWIANLLQKYKLNYDDTRLLTMPRVLGYLFNPVSFWLCYNNEKLIAVVAEVNNTFGQTHSYICHKNGMQITKDSWFEAQKEFHVSPFYQREGFYRFNFFINLKNNSKNQITINYYNNDKLQLSTQITAVTKTFSSSNLFKEFLRSPLLTFKVIFLIHYQALKILLKQIKYVSKPVQINNKITEAKYINKI, encoded by the coding sequence ATGGTAAAAAATTTTGTTTTAAGCTCTAAAATATTTCATAAAAGGCATCACCCGAAACAGAATTCTTTTTGTTACAATGCTTACTATGTAGTGTTAGATATGCTCGATATAGATAAAAACAAGTTAAAGATATTTAGCATCAACAAGTTCAATCTATATAGTTTTTATGACAAAGATCACGGCTATAGGAACAAGAAAGATAGTTTAGATTGGATAGCCAACCTACTCCAAAAATATAAGCTTAATTATGATGATACTAGATTATTAACTATGCCTCGGGTCCTTGGATATTTATTTAATCCAGTCAGTTTCTGGCTTTGTTATAACAATGAAAAGCTTATAGCCGTAGTAGCTGAAGTTAACAATACTTTTGGTCAAACCCATAGCTATATTTGTCATAAAAATGGTATGCAAATAACTAAAGATTCTTGGTTTGAAGCCCAAAAAGAATTTCATGTTTCACCTTTTTATCAAAGAGAAGGTTTCTATAGATTTAACTTTTTTATTAACTTAAAAAACAATTCAAAAAACCAAATTACTATAAATTACTATAATAATGATAAGCTTCAACTTAGTACGCAGATAACTGCGGTTACTAAAACTTTTTCAAGTAGCAACCTATTTAAAGAGTTTCTAAGATCTCCATTATTAACATTTAAAGTCATTTTTCTAATACACTATCAAGCTCTAAAAATCCTTTTAAAACAAATCAAGTACGTTTCTAAACCAGT